In the genome of Cynocephalus volans isolate mCynVol1 chromosome 10, mCynVol1.pri, whole genome shotgun sequence, the window CCGGGACTTTTACACCTGCTGTTCTACCTGGGAAGCTCTTCCTTGTGACAGTCACATGGCTGCCTCCCTCATTTTATTCCAGTCTCTACCCAAAAGTCACCTTCTGAGAAATGAGTATTTTGTTTTGGTACCTGGGTGGGCGAGTGGTGAGTGGCGATGCAGACAAATGAaagggctatttttttttttttcttttttgcagctggccagtacggcgatcaaaccgtggaccttggtgtggaaggaatattttttcttttattttcattgaatcatatgattatacatattttgggggttcaatgttgacatacattaatcaaatcaatattactagcatatatattgttacaaatcgtactttttatgctccttgtccaatctctccccatccttcccccttcccccctctaattactctagatttcttctctccctctgaaagagtaatggttactttgttgatttgttgcctagatgatctgtccagtgctgagaggtgtgttcaggtcccccaatgtcatcctagagcagatgcttcttctgtcactctggaatgggctttgtggagagaaacatcctcttcttttctttggactctgctggtgactttccttgtgtcaatgcactccagtggctggtggaccatctgcatggtggttgtggtgtctggccactttcgtggcagctgtggttattgtggtggccatggtgggccacccacatgaaggtgatgtttttggcatgctccttggcactagtGGTgaggtggtgtgcctggttggggggagGGTCCAGTCCACagttccatgccccaggtccccgggcTGCCTgatgtgctggcagtgtgcctgggccagaactaatttgttgtcctttgcttacttctaaaatgggggaacttcctatggggaccagtacttCAGCTGTGTAGTTTAgttaaactgctgctttgctacCAATTCCCAAGGGAAGGCTTTTCGtgagctcagggtttaatggttgaccttataggtacttccagctctccagagacctggtgcaactgggttgtgcagaaactctgatctgggcctgagtcttttcatcaaactgcaccccatgcaattctatattcctgaccatgTCCTCttagtggtccttcactgattggggtgccagtcagctgtccttgctgtgccccagtgctcccccagtgggcccgtctcccccaccacccgtgctgcaaacacttcccatgggacgggccatgtgccagtcccttgcaatgattcactggcctctgaatggctcctttttttcagttgttgtggctccttggtcctgtgtgggtccacaggaaccctattagtggtcttgctggtctgtgGGCCACTAagactctcttctcccctgccgcctccaagcaacttcatccaagcaactgtggcttttgccagctcctgctccatgccctCAGCAGCTTCAGGCTTAAAGCAGCCGCAGCACAAAATGGTTGGAGCGGTTTTCTCTTTGTCctatcatggcttctcccaccttcatgcactccataggtctctcctcctcttcccctgagctctagcagccccagcttggctgttgttgcttttttatagttgtaaattggttatttgtgggagagagagacgctgaggactgtctattctgccatcttgactggaaactcCTTCCTGGAAGGACTATTTCAAAGACGGGATGGGCTTGACCTGGGTTAGAATCTGAaatctgggcaagtcacttaccaTTTCTGTGCCCCAGGTTCCCCAGCTAAAAAGTGGAGTCACAATAGCACATATCTCACTGGGACCTGAATATGGACTGTGGCAGAGACAGCTTTGTACATGTGGAacaagtattaatttttaaaatgactttatgATTAAAGGAATCTGTGATGATGCCAGATTTCCAGCCTGGAGGACTTATGCGTCGTTCCAGAGTTTGGGGACAATcaatcccccctcctccccctgctaCCCCAGACACCATCTGCATGTGAGGCACGCAAGTCTCAAAGAGGCGGAGGCATCCTGAGCCATCTGTCTGTGCTCCTGCCTCATACAGGGAAGGCTGTATCTAACATGTGTAATGGAGAAAGTCCTGCCTGGACCTGACTCTCAGCAATTCAGTGTGGCCTTGGGTAAGCcccctgccctctctgggccACCATCTCTATTGCCTAACAAATGAAGACAGCATAAGTCTCAATTTTTCACGCTGGCTTAGTTTTATGCATACCTTGGAAAgctcttagaatttaaaaaaataattttcctgagTAAAAAAGCAACATATGATGGCCTCATGCAGGGGTCAGAGCATACACAGAAACCACTCCAGGTGTTTTCTATTGAATACAGGGAATTGGGTGCCTACAAACTCGTGGGAGGCTGGAGGAGCGTCTCTAGGCTGGGCTCTCAGGAACAATACCCAGAGGGACAGCGCAGAACCGACCCACCTGGGGTGCTGCCGCCTCTGTGGCTGCCGCTGAAACCACTGAGGTCAAGAACACCGGACCAGGCTGTGGTCCTGGGATCGCTCCGTCCACGTCCACAGGAGGGTGTCTAATTGTTGCTGTCAGGGAGTGTGGTAGGTACAGTTGTTGCTTCCAGCCTCTGCTGAGAGGATGGATGGAGGTCAGGCAAGCCCACCCAGTGTCCACCAGGATGAAGAGCACGGTAGGAAGAAGAGAGGAtgcagaatttaaagaaaaataaaggggctggccagtaagctcagttggttagagcatggcattgataacaccaaggtccacggtttgatccccagactggccagccaccaaaaaaaaaaccatctaCCATCCAAGGATAGTCCTGTTaacactgtggtatatatatcaCCCTCAAATTATTCTCTCTCTGGCTATTTATATACAATTTGAAGTTGGACAAGGTCATACTGAGTCCTTTTCCCCGTTTCACAGTTCTGAGATAAGTATCTCCCCAGATCACTGTAAATCTTCCCAAAGCtagttttttttaatggcagtgaaacatcccattgtgtagatgtaccacttGAAAAAACCTGCTTCCTATTGTTCTACACGTGgactgcttttcttttgtttttaatcttccaAATGGCACAACAGCTGACGTCTTTGCATAtactttttcaagaaatttttattattttgaatttctttttaaaaatgttttctacacggtagaaaaattgaaaatgctGGGAAAAAGTCATAAGGAGATGGCATCCTCTGAAGTCTCCCCGCCCAAGACTTTGGCATGGGGTTTGTCTGATGAATGCCAGCGTGAACAGCGGCAGAtcctgtttgctttttttccacAAAGCCTGAGAACATAAACATGCCCCGGTCGTTGCACGTACTTCCGTCCCCTTGGTTAATGGCCACAGAGGCGTCCCTCCGAGTGGACAGGGCCTGCCCCAtgtccattacccagtttccTTCCATTCTGCAGAACACTCTGATGGACTTGATTCTGCATTATGCTTTTCCCCAAGTTTCCATCTGTTTCCTTAGGGCACATTCCCAAGACTGCAATCAGTAGGTCAAAAGGTAAGAGCATTTGTGATGAGTCTCTGGCACAAACTGCAAGtttccacatctttttttttttttaaccatctttatttttcctctaacaTTATTATAAAAGCAAACATTCGCCTAGAGCTTACTCTGTGTCAGCCCATTCCAAGCATTTTCATGTGTAGACCCACTTCCTTCTTGTAACAACCCAGTGAGACAGGCAGTATCATTatgtccattttgcagatgaggatgctgaggcacagagaaggtgagTAACCTGcaagggtcacacagctagaatgtAACAGagctgggctcccaagtccatGCTCTTCAGTTCTACGCCACTGCCTACACATGGCCTCCATCCTTTTTAACAGTCATCACGTTCATTCCACAGCATAGATGTACCGTCGTGTATTCAACCATTACCCAAGTGTTGAGTagtctttctggttttttttatgTCACAGTTAGAGGCAGATCCAGGTTTTGTGGCACCTGAAGCTTTTACAATTTGAGAGACCCTACTTTAGGAAAAATAGTTAtcaatttacagattcaaaagGAGGTGCAGGGCCTTGAAGGGACCTGTGTAAATGAGTGGCTCTCAACATCAGCTCCAACACCATCACAACAAATCCCACCATGCCTTTGCCTAGCAATTAGGAAAATTTTCAAACAGTAAAGTCGAGGGGATTTTCCTATGAACACTCCCATGCCCCAACGCCTCAATCCTACCATTTCACTGCACTTTATCATTCATCTGTCCACCCTCACCCGTCCATTAATCCACCTTATTTTACACATTTCAAAGGAAGCTGCAGACATCAGTGCACTTCAGCTTGCAAATCTTTGAGTTGTGtactttcatctttcttttgatgTGAAGTGCAGACATGAAGTGTCACAAGCACGAAGACACACAAATGCGCCTTTGTTGCTCACTCCCCGTTTTTCACACACATGGGAGCTGACACATTTCCCTAGGCAATAAAATAGCAAGAGCTTCCTGAGGACACTGCAAATGTCCAGGCTGCAGAATTTGCCCTGGAGTAGCTgtgcccacctccacccccacccccaggtatcTAAGAATCTGATGGACGCCCTGATGGCCATCTCTGGTTGTTAAagtttcctctcctcttccagcAGGTTCCTTCAGTCTCATTTCCCTGCATGGATTTACTGGGTCAGAGGCCAGGGATCAGGACTCCTTAGCAGGCATGGGATGGCTTTCATTTTTACCTCTCCCTACTGCCCCGTCATCAGttcaccaacacacacacacaaaagagttGTTTTCTAGTCTGTAgaacattcctttttatttttaaattgggagaGGGGAGGAACAGCAGAAATAGCTCTCCTCAAAGTCATAATGTTCTATGGGATGTGGTCAGGGAATGGGGAAGCTCTGACGTCTCTTCCTTCATCCATTACTTTTATAAACTGCTTGCTCTATTTTTATAAACATCTTGTTCTGCAAAAACCTTCTCAAATGCCATCATATCTGGAGAAAGACtaatagaaaactaaaacactGAACATTTCTGCCTGACAAAAGATACCACATACAAAGTCATAAGAACAGCAACCTGGGAGAAGTGTTTGTAACATGTACGATAGACTTCAGATCCACAATAAAGAACAACTACAAATAAACGCCCAGGAGTAAAATGGTCAAAAGGTTTGAACTGGCACAGAAGAGGAACACAAATGGCAAGTAGTTATATAAGGAGATGCTCAACCTCGTTGGTAACCAGGCacaacaaaacagaaacagtGAGATCACACAGTAGCAAAAGCTACGAGGAAACAGGTGGGCTCCTATGCTGTCAGAGTAAAAATCAGTACAACCAATACAGAGAGCAATTTGGCGGAAGCCATCAAATGGCCTGGTACAGATGTGTGTCCTTTAGCCCAGAGATTCACTTTCAGGTACTTACTCTACAGACTCATGTGAAAAAGCAAGTGGAAAAACATATTCATTCCAGCTTCATGAggagaaacactggtctgggtaAGTAACATGACACACCCATAATGGAATTCCACACGGCTGTGGAGAAGAATGAGGAAGCTGTACAGACACAGAAAGATCTCCAAGATGCACTAGAAAGTGAGCTGTAGAACCATGCATAGTATAAGCCTAAGAAACAGAAGTATCAAAACAATCCTATTTTCACATGGACATGTAATTTAACAGAATTACACAGGGAACACAATCATTCACACCAAACAGCAGTGACAGGTACCTGCACGGAAAAGTGGGGAGTGGATCTGAACAGAGGGCAAAGACCAAGGGTGACAGTCACGTTTTGGCAATAATTTACAATGAGAACATAGTTCTTTATGTCTTGTAggataaaggtttttaaaaaactttaaaaactaggtgtaggggaggggagaaaaattaACCTTATTTCacgtgcttcagtttcctcaccgcTAAGATGGGAATAGTCACAGCCCTCCTTAATGGGCTGTCCTGTGGGTTCAATGATTCAATCCATCTGCTTAAAatcacagcaggtgctcagcagaCGACAGCTGCTGTCACTACTACCTCTCCCACTGTCCATGTAGCAAGAGCTGCTGCTCAGTCACCAGTGGCGGGAAGGAGTGGGCTAGTCTCCATGCCAGAAACCCGTGTGTGGATCTGGAGCTCACCTCTCCCTAACCTCTCACACATCCAGTCAGCCCAAAAGCCCTGTCCTCTCTGCCGATTTTCTTTCTAGGATCTACACCATCTCGTAAGGCTGCCAACTTTGCCACTGTTGGCCGGGACACGATTCAGCCAGTGGACGGCCCTTTGACAGACCCTGGGTTCTCTCACCAGGCTCTAGGGGAGATGAAGGTTCTGGGACCTACCTCTGTGCACCAGATAAACTTCATGGAGAGAGCAGCTGCCTGCAGGAGGGAGATAAGTCATACACAAAGCCTAAGCTGTCAGAAGGTGCTTTATTGAAAGTTAGGGGCTCCAGCATCCAGCAGTGGCTATAGCCTGGGGACAGAAGAAAAGGGGCTAAGGATGGATGAGGGGGTGGGTGCCTGTGTCCTTTCCAACTTGACACCCCTCCTTCTGGTTTTAGCCCTTCGATTTCCCTTTGGGGACACTCCCCGCCCCCATGCTGCATTCAGCTGCCTCTGGTGGGCTGGCCCTCTCCCGGGCCTGGCAGAGGGAGTGCTGCTCACCCACTAACCGCAGCTGTCGGGCTTGGGAAGGGCCCTGGGACCCTGAGGACACCACGGGGAAGGAGGaccattcctttctttttgtgtAAGCGAGTTAGAGCCCTGTTTCTGTCACAGCCAGACCAGTTAGGCATGGAAGGCGATGGGGAGCCCCACTCACTGGATCTCACGGAACGCCCTCTTCTCCACAAGCTTCACTTTGTACTTGCGCTTGAACCTAGAGAAGGGACAAGGGAGCGGTCAGTGACCAGTGACCCCGCCAAGCACCAGGGGCGCATTCCAGACGCCCTCACCCCGACAGGGCAGCCCCAGGGGCCTCTCACTTGGCTCTCTCCCGAGGCTCAATCATGTTTCTCCTCTGGAAGCTCTTGAACCGGTCTCGGAGAATGTTGCCCTCAGGCTgtgggagacagagaaggaggccTCAGCAGGAGCCTGGCCCCAGGGAGTCCAGGGAGGGCTCAGCCCCCTGGGGTctccccagtgctgcctcctgaACACCGTGGGGCTGTCTTGGTGGTTGATGAGTACTGACCCATGGCTGCCTCTGAGCTGAGCTTGGAGGAATCAACAGGAAGGAGGCTGGTGAAGAAGTGGGACAGGGAATACCAGGTGGAAGGAACAACAGAGGCAAAGGCTGTGGTCAGAAGGAGGAGGTGCACGGTTCACTACTGAGGCACAGCTGCCAGAGCCCTAAGGCAAGGCTTATACTGTGGGGTGGAGCCAGGCTTCCTCTGGGGGTACTGGGGAGCCATGGCAGGTTCTGAGCAGGGGAGGGACAGGGTCTGCTTTGAGCTTTAGGAAGACCCCTGCAGAACTGAAGGGGGTGAGGAGACAGGGGCCAGGAGACCAGGGCTGCAACCGGACCTGACTGGGCCTTCCGGGGGTCACATCACCCAGCCCCAGCCACAACCTAGCCCCACCCTCCACATGGCAGCCAGGGGACTTTCTAGTCCTTATCTTCACATCTGCTCTGTCCCTTCTGTTAAAAGACGAGTCTCTACACATTAGAGCCTACTTCAGAACTTCCAACTTAGGACCCCATGCCCTCAGCCCCCAGGCATTGGCCCAACTGGTCCAGCCTGGGGGCAGCCAAGGTGTCGCCCACAGCCCCTGAGGGGCAAGGGGAGCAAGGATGGGTGTCATCACTGGGCACGGGACCCCCATAGCACCATGTCACCCCAGGTGGGCAAATACCTTCAGGGTCCTTAGAGAGTCAGATAGCTCCGAGCTGAGCTGCACATCGATGTCGGGAGCCTGATACCTAGAAATCACAGGGACGGGGTATTCAGGGGGTCAGCCCCTGGCAGGGCACAAAGACACCAAGTCCAAAGCCCCCTCCCAAGGAAGAGTGGGCCTCAGAGAACGCAGGGCTTTGAGGGGAACAGGTGGTCTCCCAGCAGGGGGCATCCTGAGCAAAGGCAGGAAGGTGCCAGGACATGGGATCTGgatccctccccacctccccaggaaACTGTTAGCCCGGGCCTCACTTGAGCCGCCCCAGCCTACGGGGCTTGTTGGCCTCAGCCAGCCGCCGTGCCTGCCTCTTCCACTTCCGCCGCGCCAGCTCTGCCAGCCGCTGGGCTACCTGGGCCTTGATCCCACGCAGCCTAAAGAGCTCCTGGTGCCGCAGCCGGGCAGCCCGCACCACAGCCTGCTGTGCCCGCTGTGGGGAAAGAGAGGAGTCTGGGCTCAGCCGTGTACCACCTGGCCTTCGGGTGGCTCTCCCCACACAGGGGCCCTCTAAACCCACCTTCCCCAGGAAGCTTTTCCTGACCACCAATGACCAGTCACATCACACAAGCTGCCTTAGTGCCTTCAGAGCAGCAGTTTTCTGAAACTATCTCTATTATCTGTTTCTCTGTCTGCGGTTCACGAATCTCCCCACTACCCACTCCTCACCAAGTGCGCTCCCAACCATATCCCTGAGCCCAGAGTGGAGCCTGGAAGGTGCTGGGAAGTAGGTCTTAGCTGACAAGCAGCTCAGAGAAGGGGTTTAGAGAAGGCAGGCTGTGGACACGAGAGAAAGCAggctgaaggcaggagaaagagaGCAGAGGAACCCCAGCAGGCAGGCTGCGGGTGCAGGGAGTGCAACCCCAGCCTACAGGGCTTACCAGCATGCGGGCAGCCTTCtcccgccgccgctgctgctctgttttcttctctgcagGGGCCAGGCGGGCAGGTGCCAATGATGCCTTGGCTCCTCCGGCCTCAGGCTCCTCGCCCTCAGGCCCCTCACCCTGGCCAGGCTCCCCCTCCCCATCCGACTCCTCCAGAAGCCCTTCACACATCTCCTGGAACACAGACTCCtgtggtgggggagagagaggggaacaAGGTCAGGGGCTAGGCaccaggcaggcagggcaggggtggtgggtgggtgggtggaatgGCAGGTGTGAGGCTCACCTGGGTGGCCATCTGCTCCCCAATGGGCATGGCCAGCTGCCGCTCCAGTTTTTCTGACTCCTTCTGCCGCTGAAGCTCAACCTCATGGGCCGCCATGAGCAAGGTCTGTgagggggcagaggtgggggtgaggagaTCCAAATCCATTCCCCTCTTCCCACAGCAAACCCCTACTCAGCCTCCACCTTGGCTCAGACATCCCCTCCTCCAATGAGCGCTTCCCTGAACCCCCAGGCTGGACTCCCAGCCTCAACCACTGTGGGTCATCACTGTCTGGGAAcaggtctgtctcccccactggacCACAAGCCCCCTGACAACAGGCCCAGGGCTATCTTGACCACTTGAATCCCCACAGGCACCTAGCACAGGGCTAGCAAAGAAGCACCTGGTGAGGGCAGTTTGACTAAGCAGAGAGGCCTCACCACAGCTATGTACCTGGTGGTCTTCAAAGGATGGGTTGTAGGAGGCCCCAGCAGGCGTCACCTCCACAGCAGGTGCCTGGGAGGGCTTGGTATGCAGATGCGGTGGCCGCTGGAGGAAGATAAGGCCAAGGCAGGGTAAGGataatgctatggtctgaatgtgtcacccaaaattcgtatgttgcaATTTAATGGCCAATGTGATATTAAGAAGTGGAGCCTTTAGAagatgattaggccatgagggcggAGCCCTCATTAATAGGATCAatgccttataaaagaggcttcgcACAGAGTCAGCCGCTCTGGCCCTTCTGCCATGTCAGGACACAGCGTTCAAGGCATCACTGGGGAAGCAGAGACCCAACCCTCAACCAGACATTGAAActgctagtgccttgatcttggacttacagcttccagaactgtgagaaataaatctccatcatttatacattacccagtcccaggtactTTGTTggagcaacacaaatggactaacacagccCAGGAGCCCTGTGATTCAAGTTCCCACAAACTGCAGTGCTGGAACTCTTGGCTTAGGAAATGGCAGAGGTCATGGAGGGGATGCACACTGGCTGGCTGCACGGCCCACCACCTTGAAGCCTGTGAGGTGCCCTGTGAAATTAGTGTCTCAAGCAGCAGACACCTAGCACCCCAAAGAGCGGCACCCCAGGGTGAGCAAGTTCCCTGTCAGCAGCAGCTCTGCCTGCCTTTCTGGTAAGAGTCCACACGGTGACCCCCCCCCACCTGTGGGGAAGGGGTGACACCTACAAAAACATAAGGTGAGGTGGGTCCTGATTTTAGTCACCGCAGTCTGTCAGTCTGAAATCTACAGCAGGGTACCGCGGAGGCTACGAGTTTGTGGTCTGTCAGAGCAGGACATGGCTGACAAACACTTTCTAGAGTCTTGCTGCTCAGTGTGGCCTGAGAACTCCCAGGGGAGCttgtaagaaatataaaatcccAGGTCACCCAGGAACTTctaatcagaatctgcattttgacgGAGTTCCCCAGGGTGATTCAGTGCACACTCCACTTCCAGACTTCCTTCATCCCTGTCCGGTCTCTACCCT includes:
- the NOP53 gene encoding ribosome biogenesis protein NOP53 — encoded protein: MAAGTSIGGGRHCSKSDVNSGFLGLRPTSVDPALRRRRRGPRNKKRGWRRLAQEPLGLEVDQFLEDVRLQERTSGGLLSEAPDEKLFFVDTGSKEKELKKKRTKVQKKSLLLKKPLRVDLVLENTSKIPAPKDILAHQVPNAKKLRRKEQLWEKLVKQGELPREVRRAQARLLSPSTAKPKTGTQDTVERPFYDLWAPDNPLDMPLVGQDEFFLEQTKRKGVKRPPHLHTKPSQAPAVEVTPAGASYNPSFEDHQTLLMAAHEVELQRQKESEKLERQLAMPIGEQMATQESVFQEMCEGLLEESDGEGEPGQGEGPEGEEPEAGGAKASLAPARLAPAEKKTEQQRRREKAARMLRAQQAVVRAARLRHQELFRLRGIKAQVAQRLAELARRKWKRQARRLAEANKPRRLGRLKYQAPDIDVQLSSELSDSLRTLKPEGNILRDRFKSFQRRNMIEPRERAKFKRKYKVKLVEKRAFREIQ